The proteins below are encoded in one region of Rhodothermus profundi:
- a CDS encoding S9 family peptidase, translated as MPGVGIRLLLIGSLSFGLLTHSAAAQNGDKPITVTDLLRIRQLESPTVSPDGRWLAYIVRQIDTVETRPEVQYAYRTHLYLLPTDGSAPPRAYTHGDRTARQPAWHPESDQLAFVRPVEGKPQLFVMPLFGGEAVQLTDFRYGASRPRWSPDGSLLLFTATLSEEDVRRTAGTPPWPDERPARTAADTAGVRPDPDGSLAEIRAWLARNEARQNPRVFYRLDFQGELTLQPQLRFQHLYVVEPHPGATPRALTRGFFSFTGAEWLPHGQQVVAAARIDSTRHPDRIRGSDLYLIDVDTSRIHLLLHIDGYALFSPVPSPDGQWIAFLASPLADSGYAQTEIGLFRLDGRHPPELLTLHFDRSVRNLQWSPDMRYLYFVAPSNGGFPLYRIAFFDLHPPRPSRTAPTDTTQVSRARFTADEVVRRTPEIERLLDYEKGVRAYTLSEATVYYVLTESTNPYELYAADLAFKRPRRLTEHNASWLRSRRLSRPEPFTLRRDTLEIQYWVMKPAFFEEGRRYPMLLEIHGGPAAMWGPGEATMWHEFQFFASKGFAVVFSNPRGSGGYGQAFRRANYQDWGDGPAGDVLAVASAAARLPWIDPTRQVVTGGSYAGYLTAWIVAHDHRFRAAVAQRGVYDLQTFLGEGNAWRLVPWHFGGYPWDQETPALLHGDTVSVRDVLLYNSPITWVHQIRTPLLILHSDQDLRTGVIQSEMLYKSLKILGRPVEYVRYPKEGHELSRSGDPKRRMDRILRIYEFFMRYLPAETPSASE; from the coding sequence ATGCCGGGTGTTGGCATCCGACTGTTGCTGATCGGCAGCCTCAGCTTTGGCCTGCTAACGCATTCCGCTGCTGCGCAGAACGGGGACAAACCGATCACGGTTACGGATCTGCTGCGCATCCGCCAGCTTGAAAGTCCGACCGTCTCTCCCGACGGCCGCTGGCTGGCTTACATCGTGCGCCAGATCGATACGGTCGAAACCAGACCCGAGGTGCAGTATGCCTACCGCACCCATCTGTACCTGCTCCCCACCGATGGAAGCGCGCCGCCCAGAGCCTACACGCACGGTGACCGAACGGCCCGTCAGCCCGCATGGCATCCCGAAAGCGATCAGCTCGCCTTTGTCCGTCCGGTCGAAGGCAAACCTCAGCTCTTTGTGATGCCCCTCTTTGGCGGGGAAGCGGTCCAGCTCACCGACTTCCGGTACGGCGCCAGCCGGCCGCGCTGGAGCCCGGACGGCTCGCTGCTGCTTTTTACGGCCACGCTCTCGGAGGAAGACGTACGCCGCACAGCAGGCACTCCCCCCTGGCCCGACGAGCGACCGGCCCGCACAGCAGCCGACACCGCCGGCGTCCGCCCCGACCCAGACGGCTCGCTCGCGGAAATCCGTGCCTGGCTGGCCCGCAACGAAGCCCGCCAAAACCCACGGGTTTTTTACCGGCTGGACTTTCAGGGAGAACTGACGCTTCAGCCGCAACTGCGCTTCCAGCACCTCTATGTCGTGGAACCTCACCCGGGCGCCACACCCCGTGCCCTGACACGTGGTTTCTTTTCGTTCACCGGAGCCGAATGGCTGCCTCATGGCCAGCAGGTCGTAGCGGCTGCCCGGATCGACTCCACGCGCCACCCCGACCGCATCCGAGGCAGTGATCTCTATCTGATTGACGTGGATACTAGTCGTATCCATCTACTACTGCATATCGACGGCTACGCCCTCTTTTCCCCCGTGCCGTCGCCCGATGGCCAATGGATTGCCTTTCTGGCCTCTCCCCTGGCCGACTCAGGCTACGCCCAGACCGAAATTGGCCTGTTTCGCCTTGATGGGCGCCATCCGCCTGAACTGCTCACGCTCCACTTCGACCGATCCGTGCGCAACCTGCAATGGTCGCCCGACATGCGTTACCTCTACTTTGTGGCGCCTTCAAACGGCGGCTTTCCTCTCTACCGCATTGCGTTCTTCGACCTGCATCCTCCACGTCCCTCCCGAACCGCCCCAACCGACACAACGCAGGTCTCCCGCGCGCGCTTTACGGCCGATGAAGTTGTGCGACGAACGCCAGAAATTGAACGCCTGCTTGATTACGAAAAAGGGGTGCGCGCCTATACGTTGAGTGAAGCAACGGTGTACTACGTACTTACCGAATCGACCAATCCTTACGAGCTCTATGCAGCGGATCTGGCCTTCAAACGCCCCCGTCGCCTTACCGAACACAACGCTTCCTGGCTGCGCAGCCGACGCCTGAGCCGACCCGAACCCTTTACGCTCCGCCGCGACACGCTGGAAATTCAGTACTGGGTGATGAAGCCCGCCTTCTTTGAAGAAGGCCGGCGCTATCCGATGCTCCTGGAAATTCATGGAGGGCCGGCCGCCATGTGGGGACCCGGCGAAGCCACGATGTGGCACGAGTTTCAGTTCTTTGCAAGCAAAGGCTTTGCCGTCGTGTTCTCGAACCCGCGGGGATCCGGAGGCTACGGGCAAGCCTTCCGACGCGCCAACTACCAGGACTGGGGCGATGGCCCGGCCGGCGATGTGCTGGCTGTCGCCAGCGCAGCCGCCCGGCTACCATGGATTGATCCAACCCGCCAGGTGGTAACCGGAGGTTCCTATGCGGGCTACCTGACCGCCTGGATCGTCGCGCACGACCATCGCTTTCGGGCCGCTGTGGCTCAGCGGGGCGTTTACGACCTGCAAACGTTTCTAGGCGAAGGGAACGCCTGGCGCCTGGTCCCCTGGCACTTCGGCGGCTATCCCTGGGATCAGGAAACGCCCGCCTTGCTGCACGGCGACACAGTCTCGGTGCGCGACGTCCTGTTGTACAACTCACCCATCACCTGGGTACACCAGATCCGTACGCCCCTGCTCATCCTGCACAGCGATCAGGATCTGCGGACTGGTGTTATTCAAAGTGAAATGCTCTACAAAAGCCTGAAAATTCTGGGACGCCCCGTCGAGTACGTCCGCTACCCGAAAGAAGGGCACGAATTGTCTCGTTCAGGCGATCCAAAGCGGCGCATGGACCGTATTCTCCGCATCTACGAATTCTTCATGCGTTACCTGCCTGCCGAAACGCCTTCCGCTTCGGAATGA
- a CDS encoding efflux RND transporter periplasmic adaptor subunit: protein MWMSYRTHALSLLSVGLLLTAIGCQSGDADPPPATEVEADHVEVVRLEQVDLEDFAIVIDTAGPGTLTFTKTFPGEVRVNEDRFAHVVPRLPGIVRTVYVTLGDHVEAGQLMAVLESRELAELKANYLDALARLELARATYEREARLYREKVSSEQEYLEARQALAEAEIALRSAMQKLMALGFSQRYIESLPDQPDSLLRVYQLRAPIRGTVVAKHIVQGEAVEAFTTVFTVADLSTVWVDLSIYQQDLARIHEGQRVTIVGLDHQEEGIISYVQPLVEEDRRTGLARVVLPNPHGRWKPGLFVTGQIMIGQQTYAVVVPRAAIQTMDDHPVVFVPTPEGFMPRRVQLAAETDSLVALADGLAPGEPFVVQGAFTLKAELEKEEIGEGHAH from the coding sequence ATGTGGATGTCCTATAGAACCCATGCACTTTCGCTCCTGAGCGTTGGTCTGCTGCTGACCGCTATTGGCTGTCAGTCGGGCGACGCAGACCCTCCACCAGCGACTGAAGTTGAAGCCGACCATGTAGAAGTCGTTCGCCTGGAGCAAGTCGATCTTGAAGATTTTGCCATTGTCATCGACACGGCAGGTCCGGGCACGCTGACCTTTACCAAAACCTTTCCAGGTGAGGTGCGGGTCAACGAGGATCGATTTGCCCACGTCGTGCCTCGCCTGCCGGGCATTGTGCGCACGGTCTATGTGACGCTGGGCGACCATGTGGAGGCTGGCCAGCTCATGGCTGTCCTCGAAAGTCGCGAGCTGGCGGAATTAAAAGCCAACTACCTGGATGCCCTGGCCCGGCTGGAGCTGGCCCGGGCCACGTATGAACGCGAAGCCCGCCTCTACCGGGAAAAGGTGTCCTCCGAGCAGGAGTACCTAGAAGCCCGTCAGGCCCTGGCCGAAGCTGAGATTGCGTTGCGCTCTGCCATGCAGAAACTAATGGCGCTGGGCTTCTCACAACGCTACATCGAATCCCTGCCCGACCAGCCCGACAGTCTGCTTCGCGTCTATCAGTTGCGCGCTCCGATTCGGGGCACCGTCGTGGCCAAACACATTGTCCAGGGAGAAGCGGTCGAAGCCTTTACCACCGTCTTTACGGTAGCGGACCTGTCTACGGTCTGGGTGGATCTGTCGATCTATCAGCAGGATCTCGCCCGCATCCATGAGGGCCAGCGGGTGACCATTGTCGGGCTGGATCATCAGGAAGAAGGGATTATCTCCTATGTCCAGCCGCTGGTTGAAGAAGACCGACGCACTGGACTGGCTCGGGTAGTGCTTCCCAACCCCCACGGCCGCTGGAAACCTGGCCTGTTCGTGACCGGCCAGATCATGATCGGACAGCAGACCTATGCGGTCGTTGTGCCACGCGCCGCCATCCAGACGATGGACGATCATCCTGTTGTCTTTGTCCCCACTCCAGAAGGTTTTATGCCGCGGCGCGTCCAGCTTGCGGCGGAAACCGACAGTCTGGTTGCGTTGGCCGACGGCCTGGCTCCTGGCGAGCCCTTTGTAGTGCAGGGGGCCTTTACGCTGAAAGCCGAACTGGAAAAAGAAGAAATCGGCGAAGGCCACGCACACTGA
- a CDS encoding efflux RND transporter permease subunit — translation MRKLIDFALRNRLLVLSLGLLVMGAGWYAYTRLPVDAFPDVSPSLVQVFTVTRGLAPQEVEQYVTYPIERAMSGLPNLKQIRSVSNFGLSVVNIYFEDGTDIYFARQVVGERLQEVREQIPPGFGEPQMGPISTGMGLVLFYYLEDTTGRYSLEELRTIQDWVVKPMLESVPGVTEVLGIGGFERQFQVNVDPNALLRYGVTMTELVEAIEANNLNVGAQFIEQHGEQFVIRSEGLATGISDIENIVVKTVDGTPIYVRDLARVEIGGAIRRGLQTRNGEEEVVAGMVIKLYGTNASTVIARVEEKLAQIEDVLPPGIRIVPYYEQKTLVEAAVSTVTNALWQGILLVILVLVAFLGSWRPSVVVALSIPFSVLLATLFMGQLDISANLMSLGGLAIAIGMMVDGAIVMVENVDRHLRQAAPDEPRLHVVARACLEVARPVAFAIAIIVIVFLPLFTLQGVEGKTFRPLAYTTALAMFGSLVFALVVAPVLSSLFMRRSTTNRTPIGERIIQRLLQYYRPLVTFFVQHRRWALGLAGGLLLLGATAFPFLGSEFTPTLQEGTIVLRLTMAPSISLTEAKATTQRVERRLMQIPEVIGVVTRIGRGEVGAHSDPINSAEMYILLKDRDEWRVDNQEELLRLIREELGTLPGVLTNFTQPIQMTVDELLEGVRAELAVKLFGDDLETLKRKADEIVAVLQTIEGARDVQADQITGTPQIRIVVDRAAIARYGINVADVQRTIEAAIGGVEAGLVFEGVRRFPIYVRYQEPYRATPEQIRQLLIPAPGGIHVPLAELAQVEEVVGPRQITREDLQRFITIQLNVEGRDIGSFVAEAQRAIRERIELPPGYFITWGGQFELQQQANRRLMLVIPITLLIVLVLLYSTFNSVRNAALIILNIPLALVGGILALWLTGQHLSVPASVGFIALFGIALENGLVLVSYINQLIRDGLPIDRAAIQGALLRLRPVLMTALTTSLGLFPLLFSQGTGAEVQRPLATVVVGGLFTSTVLTLLVLPALYKWFAIRLPYDQPPTGS, via the coding sequence ATGCGTAAGCTGATAGATTTTGCACTGCGAAATCGCCTGCTGGTGCTTTCGCTGGGCCTGCTGGTTATGGGCGCAGGCTGGTACGCTTACACGCGCCTGCCCGTTGATGCTTTTCCGGACGTTTCGCCCTCGCTGGTGCAGGTATTCACCGTAACCCGAGGACTGGCTCCGCAGGAGGTCGAGCAGTACGTAACCTATCCAATTGAACGGGCCATGAGCGGACTGCCAAACCTGAAGCAGATCCGCTCGGTCTCCAACTTCGGGCTGTCGGTTGTCAACATTTACTTTGAAGACGGCACCGACATCTATTTCGCCCGACAGGTAGTCGGAGAGCGCCTCCAGGAAGTCCGGGAACAGATCCCTCCCGGTTTTGGCGAACCCCAGATGGGTCCTATTTCCACCGGCATGGGCCTGGTCCTGTTTTACTACCTGGAGGACACCACGGGCCGCTACTCTCTGGAAGAGCTACGAACCATTCAGGACTGGGTTGTCAAACCCATGCTCGAATCGGTGCCGGGCGTCACTGAAGTGCTCGGCATTGGCGGTTTTGAACGCCAGTTCCAGGTCAACGTCGATCCCAATGCGCTGCTGCGCTACGGGGTGACGATGACGGAGCTGGTCGAAGCGATTGAAGCCAACAACCTGAACGTAGGCGCCCAGTTCATTGAGCAGCACGGCGAGCAGTTTGTCATTCGTTCCGAAGGACTGGCCACCGGCATCTCGGACATTGAAAACATTGTGGTGAAAACCGTTGATGGCACGCCCATTTACGTGCGCGACCTGGCGCGCGTCGAAATCGGGGGGGCCATCCGCCGGGGCCTGCAGACGCGCAACGGCGAAGAAGAAGTCGTGGCGGGCATGGTCATCAAGCTTTACGGAACCAATGCATCGACGGTGATCGCCCGCGTCGAAGAAAAACTGGCCCAGATTGAGGACGTCCTACCCCCGGGCATTCGGATCGTCCCGTATTACGAACAGAAAACGCTCGTTGAGGCGGCTGTTTCGACGGTAACCAATGCGCTCTGGCAGGGCATTCTGCTGGTCATTCTGGTACTGGTAGCGTTTCTGGGCTCCTGGCGTCCTAGCGTGGTCGTGGCCCTCTCCATTCCGTTTTCGGTACTCCTGGCCACGTTGTTCATGGGCCAACTGGACATCTCCGCCAACCTGATGTCACTGGGGGGACTGGCCATCGCAATCGGTATGATGGTCGATGGCGCCATCGTGATGGTAGAAAATGTGGACCGTCATCTCCGCCAGGCCGCCCCCGACGAACCCCGCCTTCATGTCGTCGCCCGTGCCTGCCTGGAGGTGGCACGTCCGGTCGCGTTTGCGATCGCTATCATTGTGATCGTCTTTCTGCCACTGTTCACGCTGCAGGGCGTCGAAGGCAAAACGTTCCGGCCGCTGGCCTACACCACAGCACTGGCTATGTTTGGCTCGCTGGTCTTTGCACTGGTGGTAGCTCCCGTCCTTTCCAGCCTGTTTATGCGCCGGAGCACGACCAACCGGACGCCCATTGGCGAGCGCATTATCCAGCGCCTGCTGCAGTATTACCGCCCTCTGGTCACCTTCTTTGTGCAGCATCGCCGCTGGGCGCTGGGGCTGGCTGGCGGTCTGCTGCTGCTGGGCGCCACCGCTTTCCCCTTCCTGGGAAGTGAGTTTACCCCCACGCTGCAGGAAGGCACCATCGTACTTCGGCTGACCATGGCCCCATCCATTTCCCTTACCGAGGCCAAAGCAACCACGCAACGCGTCGAGCGTCGCCTGATGCAAATTCCTGAGGTCATCGGCGTCGTTACCCGAATCGGACGCGGCGAGGTGGGCGCCCACAGCGACCCGATCAACTCGGCAGAGATGTATATCCTGCTGAAGGACCGGGACGAATGGCGCGTAGATAATCAGGAAGAGCTCCTGAGGCTTATCCGCGAGGAGCTGGGCACGCTGCCTGGCGTGCTGACCAATTTTACGCAGCCCATCCAGATGACCGTCGATGAACTGCTCGAGGGCGTGCGGGCCGAACTGGCGGTCAAGCTCTTCGGAGATGATCTGGAAACGCTCAAACGTAAGGCCGATGAGATCGTGGCCGTGCTGCAGACCATCGAGGGCGCGCGCGACGTGCAGGCTGATCAGATCACAGGTACCCCGCAGATCCGAATTGTTGTGGACCGCGCAGCCATTGCGCGCTACGGCATTAATGTAGCCGACGTGCAGCGCACTATCGAGGCAGCTATTGGAGGCGTAGAGGCCGGGCTGGTTTTCGAGGGGGTGCGTCGCTTTCCTATCTACGTGCGCTACCAGGAACCCTACCGCGCCACCCCCGAGCAGATTCGGCAGTTACTGATCCCGGCCCCCGGCGGCATTCACGTGCCGCTGGCTGAACTGGCCCAGGTTGAGGAAGTCGTTGGTCCACGTCAGATCACGCGCGAGGACCTGCAACGCTTCATTACGATCCAGCTGAACGTAGAAGGACGCGACATTGGCTCCTTTGTGGCCGAAGCCCAGCGGGCCATTCGGGAGCGCATTGAACTCCCGCCGGGCTACTTTATTACCTGGGGAGGCCAGTTCGAGCTGCAGCAGCAGGCCAATCGACGCCTGATGCTCGTGATCCCCATCACGCTGCTGATTGTACTGGTACTGCTTTACAGCACGTTTAACTCGGTGCGCAATGCAGCGCTGATCATCCTCAACATTCCGCTGGCCCTGGTCGGGGGCATCCTGGCGCTGTGGCTGACCGGCCAGCACCTCTCGGTGCCTGCTTCGGTAGGCTTTATTGCGCTGTTCGGAATTGCCCTGGAAAATGGCCTGGTCCTGGTGTCTTACATCAACCAGCTCATCCGGGATGGCCTTCCAATCGACCGAGCCGCCATTCAGGGTGCGCTCCTGCGACTCCGACCGGTACTCATGACAGCCCTGACCACGTCGCTGGGGCTGTTTCCCCTGCTATTCTCGCAGGGAACCGGCGCTGAGGTCCAGCGGCCTCTGGCTACCGTCGTGGTCGGCGGTCTGTTTACCTCTACGGTGCTTACGCTGCTGGTTCTGCCGGCGCTGTATAAATGGTTTGCCATTCGTCTGCCCTACGACCAACCGCCCACGGGATCATGA
- a CDS encoding P-II family nitrogen regulator, which yields MKLVYAYIKPHKLQSVVLALHRVRGLTGLSISNVEGFGRGWFRQDTPPASPAEVVDFIRHVRLEVFCRDDLAEQVVQTIQQAAHTGLRGDGKIFVLPVEDAVRISTGERGQAAL from the coding sequence ATGAAGCTGGTTTACGCCTACATCAAACCCCATAAGTTGCAATCCGTTGTGCTGGCCCTGCACCGCGTACGGGGCCTTACCGGCCTGAGCATTAGCAACGTGGAAGGATTTGGCCGGGGATGGTTTCGGCAGGACACGCCGCCCGCCTCTCCGGCCGAAGTGGTTGACTTTATCCGACATGTGCGGCTGGAGGTCTTTTGCCGAGACGATCTGGCCGAACAGGTGGTGCAGACCATCCAGCAGGCCGCTCACACCGGCCTCCGTGGAGATGGTAAAATTTTCGTGCTGCCGGTAGAAGACGCAGTGCGCATCTCCACCGGAGAGCGGGGCCAGGCTGCCCTGTAA
- a CDS encoding CPBP family intramembrane glutamic endopeptidase, with product MSNRLAAELQRWRQALQRLDRQTVLVLLAAPLLAYLHLLIGRRRFYLDTLVPILTLPETPLAAWAWWTGLQALLGFVIPVLLLRFGFRRRLTEIGLGPGDLRFGLTVLAVYVPIVLLGTWVLSADPAFQAINPRLRPAIHDWLLFVLYELLFLMYWIGWEYLWRGFVLFGTAPTLGLYAIFVQMLPFAALHVNKPPAEALLSIPGGLLLGALVWRCRTFWIAVPIHFVQMLALDFWCTLRLRTGLNGLGLQTLWQILAHGW from the coding sequence ATGAGCAACCGTCTGGCCGCTGAACTTCAGCGCTGGCGTCAGGCCCTGCAGCGTCTTGACCGCCAGACAGTTCTTGTCCTGCTGGCTGCGCCCCTGCTGGCCTACCTGCACCTGCTGATTGGACGGCGCCGGTTCTACCTGGACACGCTGGTGCCTATACTGACGCTTCCAGAAACGCCTCTGGCCGCCTGGGCCTGGTGGACAGGCTTGCAGGCGCTGCTGGGCTTCGTAATTCCGGTGTTGCTCCTTCGTTTCGGCTTTCGTCGTCGCCTCACCGAGATCGGTCTGGGTCCGGGCGACCTGCGCTTCGGCCTGACTGTGCTGGCGGTCTACGTACCAATCGTCCTGCTGGGCACCTGGGTACTTTCGGCCGACCCGGCCTTTCAGGCCATCAACCCGCGTCTGCGTCCTGCCATCCATGACTGGCTCCTCTTTGTCCTGTACGAATTGCTCTTTCTGATGTACTGGATCGGCTGGGAGTACCTCTGGCGTGGGTTCGTCCTGTTCGGGACAGCACCCACCCTGGGCCTCTATGCCATCTTTGTGCAGATGTTGCCCTTTGCCGCCCTGCACGTTAACAAGCCACCTGCTGAAGCACTCCTTTCCATTCCAGGTGGACTCCTGCTAGGAGCTCTGGTGTGGCGCTGCCGCACTTTCTGGATTGCCGTCCCGATTCATTTCGTGCAGATGCTGGCCCTCGACTTCTGGTGCACGCTCCGCCTGCGCACCGGGCTGAATGGTCTCGGCCTGCAAACGCTGTGGCAGATCCTCGCCCATGGCTGGTAA